The Georgenia faecalis genome includes a window with the following:
- a CDS encoding lipoyl synthase — protein sequence MTIAPEGRRMLRVEARNAATPIEKKPAWIKTRATMGPEYRDLKELVHGSGLHTVCEEAGCPNIFECWEDREATFLIGGSQCTRRCDFCQIDTGRPSPLDRAEPAKVAASVATMGLRYATVTGVARDDLEDGGAWLYAETVRQIHAQNPGTGVELLIPDFDADPAQLAEVFSSRPEVLAHNVETVPRIFRRIRPGFRYDRSLSVLTAARADGLVTKSNLMLGLGETFDEAVEALGLIHAAGTDIITINQYMRPSVRHHPVDRWVRPEEFVELSRIAEEIGFLGVMSGPLVRSSYRAGRLWGRAMTRRGEALPAALAHLAEPTTARQEAAAVVATAAATAAR from the coding sequence GTGACGATCGCCCCGGAGGGCCGCCGCATGCTGCGGGTCGAGGCTCGCAACGCTGCGACCCCCATCGAGAAGAAGCCGGCGTGGATCAAGACGCGCGCGACGATGGGTCCCGAGTACCGCGACCTCAAGGAGCTCGTCCACGGCTCCGGGCTGCACACGGTGTGCGAGGAGGCCGGCTGCCCCAACATCTTCGAGTGCTGGGAGGACCGCGAGGCGACCTTCCTCATTGGTGGCTCGCAGTGCACCCGGCGGTGCGACTTCTGCCAGATCGACACGGGCAGGCCGTCCCCGCTCGACCGGGCCGAGCCTGCCAAGGTCGCCGCGTCGGTCGCCACCATGGGCCTGCGCTACGCGACGGTCACCGGCGTCGCCCGGGACGACCTCGAGGACGGCGGCGCCTGGCTCTACGCGGAGACGGTGCGCCAGATCCACGCGCAGAACCCGGGAACCGGCGTCGAGCTGCTCATCCCCGACTTCGACGCCGACCCCGCCCAGCTCGCCGAGGTCTTCTCCTCCCGGCCCGAGGTGCTCGCCCACAACGTCGAGACCGTCCCGCGGATCTTCCGCCGCATCCGCCCCGGGTTCCGCTACGACCGCTCGCTCAGCGTGCTCACCGCCGCGCGCGCCGACGGCCTGGTGACGAAGTCCAACCTCATGCTCGGCCTGGGCGAGACGTTCGACGAGGCCGTCGAGGCGCTGGGACTGATCCACGCCGCCGGCACGGACATCATCACCATCAACCAGTACATGCGGCCCTCGGTCCGCCACCACCCCGTCGACCGCTGGGTCCGCCCCGAGGAGTTCGTCGAGCTGTCCCGCATCGCCGAGGAGATCGGCTTCCTCGGCGTCATGTCCGGGCCGCTCGTGCGCTCCTCCTACCGGGCCGGGCGGCTGTGGGGCCGGGCCATGACCCGCCGCGGCGAGGCCCTGCCCGCCGCCCTCGCCCACCTCGCCGAGCCGACGACGGCGCGGCAGGAAGCCGCGGCCGTCGTCGCGACCGCCGCCGCGACCGCCGCCCGGTAG
- a CDS encoding DUF4191 domain-containing protein, producing MARTKNPDGTPKPKKRRWYHQLWEVYTLTRGVQPSITWWLLGAFFGIIALGVVIGLLMDQVLYLVLLSIPFAVIVTMLILSRRAEKAAYSRIAGTPGATGSALGTIRRGWNIEEQPVAIDPRHKDLVFRAVGRPGVVLISEGPSHRAQRMLEAERRRVARVVPNVTIHLIQVGDGEGQVPLPKLTKTIQKLKKTLTRAEVAEVSKRLRALGQARLPIPKGVDPMRARPDRKGMRGR from the coding sequence ATGGCCCGCACGAAGAACCCCGACGGCACCCCGAAGCCGAAGAAGAGGCGTTGGTACCACCAGCTGTGGGAGGTCTACACCCTCACGCGGGGCGTGCAGCCGTCCATCACCTGGTGGCTCCTCGGAGCGTTCTTCGGGATCATCGCCCTCGGCGTGGTCATCGGCCTGCTCATGGACCAGGTGCTCTACCTGGTGCTGCTGAGCATCCCGTTCGCGGTCATCGTCACGATGCTCATCCTGTCCCGCCGGGCGGAGAAGGCCGCGTACTCGCGCATCGCCGGCACGCCGGGTGCCACCGGGTCCGCGCTCGGGACGATCCGCCGTGGCTGGAACATCGAGGAGCAGCCGGTCGCCATCGACCCGCGTCACAAGGACCTCGTGTTCCGCGCCGTCGGCCGCCCCGGCGTCGTCCTCATCAGCGAGGGCCCGTCGCACCGCGCGCAGCGCATGCTCGAGGCCGAGCGGCGTCGCGTCGCCCGCGTCGTCCCCAACGTGACGATCCACCTGATCCAGGTGGGCGACGGCGAGGGCCAGGTCCCCCTGCCCAAGCTCACCAAGACCATCCAGAAGCTCAAGAAGACCCTCACGCGGGCCGAGGTCGCCGAGGTCTCCAAGCGCCTGCGCGCGCTCGGCCAGGCACGCCTGCCCATCCCCAAGGGCGTCGACCCGATGCGCGCGCGCCCCGACCGCAAGGGCATGCGCGGGCGCTGA
- a CDS encoding RDD family protein gives MSTYAPTAPLWRRVIALVVDWAIATAISAGFLDNHPLATVAVFAAITWILLATRGATIGHTLVGLTVRRADGGPVGPRRAFIRTLGLCLVIPAVVWDPQGRGLHDLWAGTVVTERRAPVGRPRR, from the coding sequence GTGAGCACGTACGCCCCGACCGCCCCGCTGTGGCGCCGCGTCATCGCCCTCGTCGTCGACTGGGCCATCGCCACGGCCATCTCGGCGGGCTTCCTCGACAACCACCCCCTGGCCACGGTGGCCGTCTTCGCCGCCATCACGTGGATCCTCCTCGCCACGCGCGGCGCGACCATCGGCCACACCCTCGTCGGGCTCACCGTCCGGCGCGCCGACGGCGGACCGGTGGGCCCGCGCCGGGCGTTCATCCGCACGCTCGGGCTGTGCCTCGTCATCCCCGCGGTCGTCTGGGACCCGCAGGGGCGCGGGCTGCACGACCTGTGGGCCGGCACTGTCGTCACCGAGCGGCGCGCACCGGTGGGCCGCCCGCGGCGCTGA
- the glnA gene encoding type I glutamate--ammonia ligase translates to MFTTAEEAIAFTKEQGVKFVDVRFCDLPGKMQHFNIPVEAFNEDAFTEGLMFDGSSIRGFQAIHESDMKLVPDVTSAFVDPFRKQKTLVVNFSIVDPFTDEAYSRDPRNIAAKAEAYLRSTGIADTVYFGAEAEFYVFDDVRFSTNQHSSYYHLDSAEAAWNTGRVEEGGNLGYKTQYKSGYFPVSPNDQMADLRDDMVRVLQEVGLDVERAHHEVGTAGQQEINYRFSTLRASGDDLMKFKYVVKNVAWAAGKSATFMPKPIFGDNGSGMHSHQSLWKDGKPLFFDERGYGGLSDLARWYIGGLLRHAPSLLAFTNPSVNSFHRLVPGYEAPVNLVYSARNRSACIRIPVTGASPKAKRVEFRVPDPSANPYLAFSAMLMAGLDGIRNRIEPPEPVDKDLYELPPEEHAQIQQVPDSLPAVLDALEADHDYLTEGDVFTPDLIQTWIDYKRANEVDPLRLRPHPHEFELYYDI, encoded by the coding sequence ATGTTCACCACTGCCGAAGAGGCCATCGCCTTCACGAAGGAGCAGGGCGTCAAGTTCGTCGACGTCCGGTTCTGTGACCTGCCGGGGAAGATGCAGCACTTCAACATCCCCGTGGAGGCCTTCAACGAGGACGCCTTCACCGAGGGCCTGATGTTCGACGGGTCCTCGATCCGCGGCTTCCAGGCGATCCACGAGTCGGACATGAAGCTCGTGCCCGACGTCACGAGCGCGTTCGTCGACCCGTTCCGCAAGCAGAAGACGCTCGTGGTCAACTTCTCCATCGTCGACCCGTTCACCGACGAGGCGTACTCCCGCGACCCGCGCAACATCGCGGCGAAGGCCGAGGCGTACCTGCGCAGCACCGGCATCGCCGACACCGTCTACTTCGGGGCCGAGGCCGAGTTCTACGTCTTCGACGACGTCCGCTTCAGCACGAACCAGCACTCCAGCTACTACCACCTCGACTCCGCCGAGGCGGCCTGGAACACCGGACGGGTCGAGGAGGGCGGCAACCTCGGGTACAAGACGCAGTACAAGAGCGGTTACTTCCCCGTCTCCCCCAACGACCAGATGGCCGACCTGCGCGACGACATGGTCCGCGTCCTCCAGGAGGTCGGGCTCGACGTCGAGCGGGCGCACCACGAGGTGGGCACCGCCGGCCAGCAGGAGATCAACTACCGCTTCTCCACGCTGCGCGCCTCCGGCGACGACCTCATGAAGTTCAAGTACGTCGTCAAGAACGTCGCGTGGGCGGCGGGCAAGTCCGCCACGTTCATGCCCAAGCCGATCTTCGGTGACAACGGTTCCGGCATGCACTCCCACCAGAGCCTGTGGAAGGACGGCAAGCCGCTGTTCTTCGACGAGCGCGGCTACGGCGGCCTGTCCGACCTCGCCCGCTGGTACATCGGCGGCCTCCTGCGCCACGCCCCCTCGCTCCTGGCCTTCACCAACCCCTCGGTGAACTCCTTCCACCGCCTGGTCCCCGGTTACGAGGCCCCGGTCAACCTCGTGTACTCGGCGCGCAACCGCTCCGCGTGCATCCGCATCCCCGTCACGGGCGCCTCGCCCAAGGCCAAGCGCGTGGAGTTCCGCGTGCCCGACCCGTCGGCCAACCCGTACCTCGCCTTCTCGGCGATGCTCATGGCCGGTCTCGACGGCATCCGTAACCGGATCGAGCCGCCGGAGCCGGTCGACAAGGACCTGTACGAGCTCCCCCCGGAGGAGCACGCCCAGATCCAGCAGGTGCCGGACTCCCTGCCGGCCGTCCTCGACGCGCTCGAGGCGGACCACGACTACCTCACCGAGGGCGACGTCTTCACGCCGGACCTCATCCAGACGTGGATCGACTACAAGCGCGCCAACGAGGTCGACCCCCTGCGCCTGCGTCCGCACCCCCACGAGTTCGAGCTGTACTACGACATCTGA
- a CDS encoding cytochrome P450 — protein sequence MTAQTSGRSATGRPVNRFAARAGPGQGGEVPTATLLDGARTLATVMLPVVARGAIVRRPRVVGLVERIDGDRRAVAQMQRVRERYGPGPVQVRIPGRRFTFLLEPDQVHRVLAQSPEPFATATREKRGALSHFQPRGVLISDPAGRARRRPLNDAALQPGRAVHEHGAHMAALISEEVDALLADVDRAGVLDWDAYVTAWMRIVRRIVLGDGARDDDAVTDDLLRLRQAGNWSFFAPTRLATRRRFLARMRAYLERAEPGSLAARLAAARAPRGSAPHEQIPQWLFAYDAGAWSSFRALALLSTFPEAGARARAEAGVAPDLPYLRACVLESLRLWPTTPAILRDTTAPTTWSSGTLPAGASVVLFAPFFHRDDTRLPQAHRFSPELWLDARTEADWPLVPFSGGPGMCPGRDVVLLTASTVLARLLAARGFRLEGGAPLSADAPMPGTLSPFRLRFSTTRPS from the coding sequence ATGACGGCGCAGACATCCGGGCGATCGGCCACGGGCCGGCCGGTGAACCGCTTCGCCGCACGCGCCGGACCGGGGCAGGGGGGCGAGGTCCCCACGGCGACCCTGCTCGACGGCGCACGGACGCTGGCCACCGTCATGCTCCCGGTCGTCGCGCGCGGGGCGATCGTCCGCCGACCCCGCGTCGTCGGGCTCGTCGAGCGGATCGACGGCGACCGCCGCGCCGTCGCGCAGATGCAGCGCGTGCGCGAGCGGTACGGGCCCGGGCCCGTGCAGGTGCGGATCCCGGGGCGCCGGTTCACCTTCCTCCTCGAACCCGACCAGGTCCACCGCGTCCTCGCGCAGTCCCCGGAGCCGTTCGCCACGGCCACCCGGGAGAAGCGTGGGGCACTCAGCCACTTCCAGCCACGGGGCGTCCTCATCTCCGACCCGGCCGGCCGGGCCCGACGGCGCCCGCTCAACGACGCCGCCCTCCAGCCCGGGCGCGCCGTGCACGAGCACGGGGCGCACATGGCGGCACTCATCAGCGAGGAGGTCGACGCGCTCCTCGCCGACGTCGACCGCGCCGGCGTGCTCGACTGGGACGCCTACGTCACCGCGTGGATGCGCATCGTGCGCCGGATCGTCCTCGGCGACGGCGCCCGCGACGACGACGCCGTCACGGACGACCTCCTGCGCCTGCGTCAGGCCGGCAACTGGTCGTTCTTCGCCCCCACGCGCCTGGCGACGCGCCGACGGTTCCTCGCCCGGATGCGCGCCTACCTCGAGCGGGCCGAGCCCGGCAGCCTGGCCGCCAGGCTCGCGGCGGCCCGCGCCCCGCGCGGGAGCGCGCCGCACGAGCAGATCCCCCAGTGGCTCTTCGCCTACGACGCGGGCGCCTGGTCGAGCTTCCGTGCTCTCGCCCTCCTGTCGACGTTCCCCGAGGCGGGGGCGCGCGCCCGGGCCGAGGCCGGCGTGGCCCCGGACCTGCCGTACCTGCGTGCCTGCGTCCTCGAGTCGCTGCGGCTGTGGCCGACGACGCCGGCGATCCTGCGGGACACCACCGCGCCGACGACGTGGTCGAGCGGCACGCTGCCCGCCGGGGCGTCCGTCGTGCTGTTCGCACCGTTCTTCCACCGCGACGACACCCGGCTGCCGCAGGCGCACCGGTTCTCGCCGGAGCTGTGGCTCGACGCCCGCACCGAGGCCGACTGGCCGCTCGTCCCGTTCAGCGGGGGACCGGGGATGTGCCCGGGGCGCGACGTCGTCCTCCTCACCGCCAGCACGGTGCTCGCCCGGCTCCTGGCTGCGCGCGGCTTCCGGCTCGAGGGGGGCGCGCCGCTGTCCGCCGACGCCCCGATGCCCGGCACGCTGAGCCCCTTCCGCCTGCGCTTCAGCACCACCCGTCCCTCGTGA
- a CDS encoding ABC transporter substrate-binding protein, which translates to MRRLPALAVLAAAGLALTACTDASQNPPSDDATGTTSTDGATTGASGEPEVDLSGIEKVDEIAAMLPAAVAEDGTLDVGVNLTYAPAEFVGGADGQTPVGYDIDLAEAIALVLGLDVEIHHAEFASIIPAIGSRYDIGLSSFTITPERLEQVNMISNFEAGSAYAVAAGNPADVDPENICGTRLGVQTGTYQDELTTDMVAECEAAGETLEVLRYSSQSDVTTNLVGGRIDVMYADSPVIAYAISQTDGQAEQLGEVFDSAPQGIAVSADDAELTEAVQAAVQHLMDSGEYPALLEAWGNDSGALTTAELNPAVEG; encoded by the coding sequence ATGCGCCGTCTTCCCGCCCTTGCCGTGCTCGCCGCGGCCGGCCTCGCCCTGACCGCCTGCACCGACGCGTCCCAGAACCCGCCGAGCGACGACGCCACCGGCACCACCAGCACGGACGGCGCCACCACCGGGGCGTCCGGTGAGCCCGAGGTCGACCTCAGCGGCATCGAGAAGGTGGACGAGATCGCCGCGATGCTGCCCGCGGCCGTCGCCGAGGACGGCACGCTCGACGTCGGCGTCAACCTCACCTACGCCCCGGCCGAGTTCGTCGGCGGCGCCGACGGCCAGACCCCGGTGGGCTACGACATCGACCTCGCCGAGGCGATCGCCCTCGTGCTCGGGCTGGACGTGGAGATCCACCACGCGGAGTTCGCCTCGATCATCCCGGCCATCGGCTCGCGCTACGACATCGGGCTCAGCTCCTTCACCATCACCCCGGAGCGCCTCGAGCAGGTCAACATGATCTCCAACTTCGAGGCCGGCTCCGCCTACGCCGTCGCCGCCGGCAACCCCGCCGACGTCGACCCGGAGAACATCTGCGGCACCCGGCTGGGCGTCCAGACCGGCACGTACCAGGACGAGCTCACCACCGACATGGTCGCCGAGTGCGAGGCGGCCGGCGAGACCCTCGAGGTGCTGCGCTACTCCTCGCAGTCCGACGTGACGACGAACCTCGTCGGCGGCCGCATCGACGTCATGTACGCCGACTCGCCGGTCATCGCCTACGCCATCTCCCAGACGGACGGCCAGGCGGAGCAGCTCGGCGAGGTCTTCGACTCCGCCCCGCAGGGCATCGCCGTGTCCGCGGACGACGCCGAGCTCACCGAGGCCGTCCAGGCGGCCGTCCAGCACCTCATGGACAGCGGTGAGTACCCCGCCCTCCTCGAGGCGTGGGGCAACGACTCCGGTGCGCTCACCACGGCCGAGCTCAACCCGGCCGTCGAGGGCTGA
- a CDS encoding amino acid ABC transporter permease, producing MPAPASTGATASTPELIHARPVPRPGRWISAAVVAVLAAMAANALITNERFRWDIVWLYLRDVTIIRGVGWTLLLTAGAMAIAVVLAVALAIMRRSDNPVMRGVSWFYIWVFRGTPIYTQLVFWGLLSVLYPRLSLGIPFGPEFWTFTTADVITAFWAALLGLALNEAAYLAEIVRAGLNSVDPGQSEAARALGMKESTILRRIILPQAMRVIVPPTGNETISMLKTTSLVLAVPFTLDITYATNAIGNRVFLPIPLLVVAALWYLAITSVLMVGQHYLERYYGRGFDGAHGGGRGGGRGGGGRGRKARLSRHQAILAAGTTPDRPFLDVTP from the coding sequence ATGCCAGCCCCCGCATCGACGGGCGCGACCGCGAGCACTCCCGAGCTCATCCACGCGCGCCCGGTGCCCCGGCCCGGACGGTGGATCTCGGCTGCCGTGGTCGCCGTCCTCGCGGCGATGGCCGCCAACGCGCTCATCACCAACGAGCGCTTCCGCTGGGACATCGTCTGGCTGTACCTGCGTGACGTCACCATCATCCGCGGCGTCGGGTGGACGCTGCTGCTCACCGCCGGGGCCATGGCCATCGCCGTGGTCCTGGCGGTGGCGCTCGCCATCATGCGCCGCTCCGACAACCCCGTCATGCGAGGCGTGAGCTGGTTCTACATCTGGGTGTTCCGCGGGACCCCGATCTACACCCAGCTGGTGTTCTGGGGCCTGCTCAGCGTCCTGTACCCCCGCCTGAGCCTCGGGATCCCGTTCGGCCCGGAGTTCTGGACGTTCACCACCGCCGACGTCATCACCGCGTTCTGGGCCGCCCTGCTCGGGCTCGCGCTCAACGAGGCGGCCTACCTCGCGGAGATCGTCCGTGCGGGCCTCAACAGCGTCGACCCCGGTCAGAGCGAGGCGGCACGCGCGCTCGGCATGAAGGAGTCCACGATCCTGCGCCGCATCATCCTGCCCCAGGCCATGCGGGTCATCGTGCCGCCGACCGGGAACGAGACCATCTCCATGCTCAAGACGACGTCCCTCGTCCTCGCGGTCCCCTTCACCCTCGACATCACCTACGCGACGAACGCCATCGGTAACCGTGTGTTCCTGCCGATCCCCCTGCTCGTCGTCGCCGCCCTGTGGTACCTCGCCATCACCAGCGTCCTCATGGTTGGCCAGCACTACCTCGAGCGGTACTACGGCCGCGGCTTCGACGGGGCCCACGGCGGTGGCCGCGGCGGTGGCCGGGGCGGTGGTGGGCGCGGCCGCAAGGCGCGCCTGAGCCGGCACCAGGCGATCCTCGCCGCCGGCACGACGCCGGACCGCCCGTTCCTGGACGTGACCCCGTGA
- a CDS encoding amino acid ABC transporter ATP-binding protein, which yields MVEARGIHKFFGDLHVLRGVDLVVPRGSVSVVVGPSGSGKSTLLRCINQLEEISAGRIYVDGELMGYRERERNGTVELQELHPSVVARQRSSIGMVFQRFNLFPHMTALANVMEAPVHVRGLSKAAARESARALLDRVGLADRADHYPAQLSGGQQQRVAIARALAMEPELMLFDEPTSALDPELVGEVLGVMQDLAASGMTMVVVTHEIGFAREVGDHLVFMDEGVIVESGPPREVLENPREPRTVEFLSKVL from the coding sequence ATGGTCGAGGCCCGTGGCATCCACAAGTTCTTCGGAGACCTCCACGTCCTGCGAGGCGTCGACCTCGTCGTCCCGCGCGGGTCGGTGTCCGTCGTCGTCGGACCGTCGGGGTCCGGCAAGTCGACGCTCCTGCGCTGCATCAACCAGCTCGAGGAGATCAGCGCGGGCCGCATCTACGTCGACGGCGAGCTCATGGGATACCGGGAGCGGGAGAGGAACGGCACGGTCGAGCTCCAGGAGCTCCACCCCTCCGTCGTCGCCCGGCAGCGCTCGAGCATCGGCATGGTCTTCCAGCGCTTCAACCTCTTCCCGCACATGACCGCGCTCGCCAACGTCATGGAGGCCCCGGTCCACGTGCGCGGGCTGAGCAAGGCGGCGGCCCGGGAGTCGGCGCGGGCCCTGCTCGACCGGGTCGGGCTGGCCGACCGCGCGGACCACTACCCCGCGCAGCTCTCCGGCGGTCAGCAGCAGCGGGTGGCCATCGCGCGGGCGCTGGCCATGGAGCCCGAGCTCATGCTCTTCGACGAGCCCACCTCGGCGCTCGACCCCGAGCTCGTCGGCGAGGTCCTCGGCGTCATGCAGGACCTGGCCGCCTCGGGCATGACCATGGTCGTCGTCACCCACGAGATCGGCTTCGCGCGGGAGGTGGGCGACCACCTCGTCTTCATGGACGAGGGCGTCATCGTCGAGTCCGGCCCGCCGCGCGAGGTCCTCGAGAACCCGCGCGAGCCGCGGACCGTGGAGTTCCTCTCCAAGGTCCTCTGA